ATGCATTAATTGAGGTATGTTCATTCACATGGGTATCTTGTTGTATGATCAATTCTAAATGTCTTGCTGCTTGTTTCCCCCTTCTCCAAATACTCGTTCTCCTTCCCTTGAGTGCACATGAGAAAATAGAAAGATCCGAGGTCTCTTTTCCACTCTTAGGTGTTACTTTCTTTTGATGCATGTAACAATTACTAGAGTCAGTGCGTCTATAGCCTATTTGCTTTATGCTGATCCTGTAattctttcaattattttccatgagaaaatTATCCTACCAGAAAAGGATATGTTTGGTATTTTGCCTTCTCTTGTTTGGTTAAAGGTCGTCAACCTGTTCAGTTGGTGGTTTCCTCTGCCGTGACGTGTCAGGTAGAGTCATTGAAAGAGTTATGTTgtttatctttcttctctttcatttgcaCTCTCTGTGTTTTTGTTGTGATTTATTTCGGTGGAGATGGATGCATCGTGAGCTGGTAAAAATTGGGCATTACGCTTGTGTTGCTCATATAATTGACACGGAAGATGCTAACAACCAATAGAATTTGAAATCAGAACTAGGGCCAGTGGCTTCCAGTGTTTGTGAGTGTAGCGAATCCaaattactttataaaagcatgGAATATCATGATTATATTTTCTTCAGCAAAAGGAGCAGCTGTAACTATTCTAtatggaacaatttttttgtcaactAGGCAGATCAGTTGTGAATGTTGGAAACTAACATAAAAACATAAGTTGATCTTGTGGATCCTTTGGCTTGAGGTGATAATCATATTTTTGACAtgttctatttcttttttatatgctTGTGTAGTATGATAGCTGTGATTGTTTGCcaaacaatgggcttctttgTTTTCAACATGCAAAATTTTATGTGGGCAATATATTGGAAAAACTGTAGTTTCATAGCAGGCGAATTTAGAGAGTAGTTAATTTCTTATAAAATGGTGTATATGCAGTCTCTATCTAGATGTCAATAAGACTTGATTTTTGTAATAATGAATTACTCTTGCAGAGATTGCATGAGGAGAATGAGAAATTATTTGACAGACTCACGGAAAAAGCTTCATTGACCAGTTCACCCCAGGTAAAGTCTTTTTCATGTTAATACTATAATTTTACCTGGCAGTGCCATGATGCAGGGGAAAACTGCGGATGGACTTTGCTAGTACCTCAGTTTCTTTGACTGCTGTATTCAGTTCATGTCTAGAGCTATTGGTCTCATTATCCTCTTCCTTGACTTTTTTTGAGATCTGCAATGGCTCTTGGGTCGCATAGCATCTGTAGACAACTGCGAGGTCCCACCTGGGGCTTGAGTGGATCCACAATTGTTCAGACTTTGGATTGGAGTAGCACAGTTGTGCCTAATCTGCCTTAGTTATCAGTCTATCATTTCCATTGCAAGTCTGTAGGTTTGCTTATAGTCATTGTTCTGCAAAGATATTGGTGAACCTTTACTCAACTCTTCTGCTATCAGCAGCATTTCATTGTGGTGAGATGAGTTCTATGTTAGTAACTCGGTTGTGACTTGTTTGTAAGTTGTAGAGTTCTCATGGGTGCTGAATTTTACACGGTCCAATTTATATGAGTTGGGGGAGTATAATTTGGGTCATCCTTAGGTTAGAGCTGCACTGACAATGAATTTGGCAAATAATATGTTTAGGGAAATTAAAATTCGTTTAGATTAAACCTTTGAACTTGCAGTAAATTTCATTTGAGGTGATCCATGCTTACTAAGAATCAACTCGGCCTCTTTTTACTCGTGGGCTGAAGTGAAAGGCATTTGACTTGTCTGCTTcctctattgtttttttttttttttttttttggtgaaagtaagtGATATATTGGGAAAAGGTCAAACTGTACAACCAATCGGCTTCAAAAACTTCACTCAAGATGGACATGCCCATTATGAGTGGAAGGAAGTTGAGGAAAAAACCAAGAGGCAACTGAGAACGGCCAAAAAGCGAAAAGCAGACCGACACCCAAAATGACCTAGAACAAGACGCCTAGCCAGTCGGCCCACAATCAGCGGAAGAGAAGATACAGGAATCTAACTCTCACAAGCACTGAATCCTCCTGTTTCTGTAGGAGTCCTCGACGTCTTTGAAGGTAGCAGCCTTATCTTTAACGACCTTGAGGAGATGCCTCTTCATGGCTGGAGAGAAAGCGGCTCCCCCTGAAAAGAATATTGTTCCTGTTCTTCCAAATGATGTGACAAAGCGCACCAAAGGAAAAACAGGCGATACTTTTGTAGAACTCCTTCCCCGAGAGCAGAGAGATAGCCCAACTAAGAGTCTCCTCCCAAGTCCTATTGGGCCAGGGAAAAATTGCACCTGGTAgccccaaaagaaagcaatactcgaagtAATGCGACACACAAAAAAGAGGTGATTGATAGAATCAAGCACCTTGTTGCAAAAAGGGCAGGAAGCAGCGTCAATCCTACCATGGGACATGAGAAGAGACTGTGTAGGCAGCCTTCACTTGGTGATGAGCCAAAGGTTAAGTTGGTATCGAGGCAGGATAGCATTGCTCGAGATGAACCGATGACAGCTGACTCTCTCCTTTATCCGCCTTATGGTCTCCCAAGCCGAGGCAACCGAGAACACACCCGTCGAGTCCTCTATTGTTTTCATGGGCTGTATTGGCTTTTCATATTTGGAGGCTTCTACTCCATTggctaagtttttttttatatttttgggtgATTATGCAAGGTGCTCTTCAGTTTACTTCTTTCTTCTGGTAAGATTACTTTCTCGGATTTCTGACATGCTTGTTATTCTTTTTAGATAATCAAGTCCATTATCAAAAGGAACTGCAAACATGCCATCTCGGTACATTTCTGAGATGAAACTTGCTTTTTGTGATTCTAGCCTACACCATGTTTCACGTTGTCCATTCTTCCATTGTCGGTTTTTCCAGGACAAGTAATGACAATGTTGGACTTACTCTGGATGTTGTTCCTTCGCCATTAAGTGCTGAAAAGTCTGCCGGTTCAGTTGCTCTGGTCAAATCAAGTTCTGGGAAAGTTAAAACTACACCAGTGGGACAATATTTGACTGCAGCATTGAATGACTTTGATCTGGATCAGTATGACATTCTTGCTGCCATTTCTGATGGAGCAAACAAACTCTTGATGTTGGTATGCTTACTTAATGATATTCATGcgcatttgaaaaataataagggGTGTTCAttaagtggaaaagaaaaacattctgATGATTGTTTCATCACTGGTTTGTCATTCAACACGTATAAAGTTTTATCTTTTTGTGGGCAGTAGTTTCATGATCGAATCGCTATCAACCAGTGTGCTTTGTCTTTGGTAAAGAACAATAGTGATTGGCGATAGTTTGTTACTTTGTCTTgtaatttttatctcaaaattgttcatTTGCACTTCTTATTGAGTGTGTTTCATTCATTTTGTGAAAGACCAAAAGGCAGGTTTTGGTTTTTACTTCTTAACAGTtcgtttttgtaatttttaaatgattctACATGACTTCTAGTGAATCTACATGCTAATTTTATGTCTTTAAACATTTGACATGTTCAATGTCAAAGAAAACTCAACGTTCAAGTGCTAGAAACAGAAGCACGAGCTAAGAGCTAAAAGAAGTAATTGCAAGTACAGTATGTTTCATGAATATACAATTTCTGGTCTCCACATAATTGGGCctgaatgataattttttttttcctattttaggaAGAATTACAGCATGCTGGTGAATggatgtttcaaaaatagaaaaatactgCAGTCGTTTAGGACATGTTATTCGTCTAATTTAGTATTTACTCCATGCTGCATAATTTCGTTATTTCTGTTGATAATGGTGAACTTCTTAAAATATATGATAGTTAATTGCCAATATTATGGTAGTGCAGGTTTTGGCTGCTGTCATCAAGGCAGGTGCTTCCAGAGAGCATGAGATTCTTGCGGAAATTAGAGATGCTGTTTTCACGTTTATTCGTAAAATGGAACCGAAGAGAGTTATGGATACCATGCTTGTCTCACGTGTCAGGATATTGTATATTCAGTCTTTGCTTGCTAGATCACCAGAGCTGCAGTCTATCAAGGTAACAATTTCAGATATCTCCTTTAGGCTTCAATTTCTGCTGTCAGCATTTAATAATATGCATGTTATGGCTATACAGGTAGATTATTCGCTGGAGAAGTATGCTGCGCTATATGTTAAACAAATAGTACGACTGCATGGTGTCCCTCTAACTATAACATCGAATCGAGACCCACGATTCACATCAAATTTCTGGAGGAGCCTCCAAGTTGCTTTAGGGACCACGCTCTAGTAAAGTACTGCCTTTCATCCAAAGACTCCTAACCAACAATGCAATAACTTTACATGTTCTTGTCTTTTACATTGATAGACTTATaacacaatttttcttttgatacaGTGCTATAGTAGTGAATAGTAGCTATTACACTACTGCTACGGTAGTGATTAGTGACTACTACTATATTGCAATGGCCAATTATACAAgcacactttttttctttttggtaaaataattaTACAAGCACACTTTTTACAACATAGAATCAATAAAGACTAATAATTTAGCTTCATGTGTGatcttcaatcaaatcctagGGGATGGAGTCACTGGTCTTCATCAGAGCTGTTAGAATTATATCCAATTTTCTCGAATTGGTACGTTTGATGAGTCAATATACTATTAGTTCTTTAATATACTATTAGTTCTTTAAGTAGGCTATGTTCTATGGATTCTAGATGCTGACGAGAGCTTGCTAAGATATTAGTGGAACCACTAAAAGTGCATTTCTCAGGATTATCTCCATATTGTTACCTATGTCATTTGATGAGCTTAACCACTCCATTTTCTAGAGTTAATTTCTGCTTTTAATCTAGAcaacttttgtctttttgaagACTAACGAGGATTTGTCAAACCATCAGTGAAGCTTGAAGAAATGTTTGGTTGGGGTAGATTCTCGAGCAGGAGTGACGGGCTTTCACTGTCGAGGCCTAGATTGAGTGCGAGTTGTAATTCATTATGGTGAAATTTGCAAATAGTACCTTTCTACGAGGAAAATTAGCATTTAGCCTATTAATAGTTCTTCGCATGGGGTTGTGTTCCTTGGTGGTCACATGTAAGCGGAGTCGGCAGTGGCGAGTGCAATCAGAGTTAAGGCAGTGGCACGTGGGGGCGGAGGGAGTGGTTCTTAGCTATGCAAAAAGATGTGCCGCGACTATTTAAGTATCTAACTCTAGACAATGATGCTTCATACTGGGAGACTGAAATTGATAATTAGGTTATGATAAAATCCGTGCGATACATATGGATCTTTAGAACTGATTATGATGTAGGGTTTGAAGGAGAATGGCGGGATTTTGATTATAGGGTGATTCTTATCTGATTattttgaattgatattttcacatgagaaattttctttctacttGCAAAGAGCTCTTTTCTATGAGGAAACACAAGTTTGACAATTTGTGAAATGAGCCAGCCACATgccaaatggaaaaaattacGAATCTTTCAATTGACATCGGGAGAGCTATCTCCTATCGCGAGAAATGTGTTCATTGTAAAATGAGGTGAATACTTGCTGGATGGACAAAACATCttctaacttttcttttatAGCAAAATATCAAACAATTATATTGAGTTACTTTTGAGTGACGCCACATTTTAAATCTTGTGGTTCCTTGAATTTTTAAgccatttcaattttgtttggTTTTAGCATGGGTACATTTTCCAAAGATTATGTATATAAGACCGAAACAGAGTAAAGGTAGAAAAGCACAGTGGGTAATTTTAGATTGGGCAACGTGAATAAATTACCTAGaactttatattatttaaatcgATTTTTACTTTTAGGATCTTTAGAGCACGCTCAACATCACAATATTATGGTACATTCCTATTGTCAGGGTGGGAGTATTGTTAATGTCCTGTAATTATGTTAGGGACGAGAAAATATAGACATAAAATTTGCTAGACGTTGGCTATATTATCTTGTGATTACTGTTGCaataattttcctttccatGTATGCAAAATCTTTTTGTAAATACGAAATTGGGGCAACTATGCCAATCTTGAGAGTACTATCGAAGTGATTTGCTTTTTCATGTTTACTTTTGCTGTTTGTGCATAAGGTTTAAGGGGTCCCCATTGGTAGTCCTATATGACTAGTGAGCTTCACTGGGCAAGGTGGTGTGTTTCAATCTGCTCTTCCAAAGAATCACGGGCCTCGAGGACCCTTGTGCCAATGCTAAGGTCCCAAAAGCCTTGAaccaaatttaacatttttaaagtacctttttttttttttcctccaactTTACCCTCACTTACACTTTTGTATACTTAATTTGCTCTCATCCTATTGTTCATCATCTCTCTTTGAACCAAACACACTCATCACCACCCCAATTTTGGTCGATGTAAACCCAAAGTTGATGGTTGTCAAGGGTCGACTAGTGCAAGTCTATTGAGCGAGATCTGGATAGTCAAAGGTTGTACTAGGCTCACCTACCCTCGACCTATAATCTTTTACACTTCTTTTCATTAAGCATTTCTCAAGTTATTTCACAATTAATCAATTCACAAACTTGGGTAATAAATGCTCTATCCAAATTATGCAATGAACATGCTCcaaatctctttttttcctttttataaatatgatGCCATGCTATCCATTTCATAACTAAAAGTGGTTATTTcgaccaaggaaaaaaaaactaatctgTCACTGTCTAAAGACAAAAAAGGAACTTATAATTTCAAAGCAAAGATGAGCAGCACTTACGTTTGATTgtaataccaaaaataaaagctaGCTCGAGCTGACAAACTCAACAACAAGGCTCAATTTATCAAACAACACAGTTTTCACAGTTGGAGAGACCTACGAAGCATCGTTATTGACACGAAATAATCACTAGTCCATTGTGGACTCTCCATTAAAGGATGGGCATGCTCTTTTCCGAGGATATATTAAGGAAGAAAAGCTAACAATTTCGACTTTCCACCCTCGGACTAACAGAAACAAAACCACTATTATACTCAAGAATTCGGACTGAATTAGAGATCGGTAGCCTACAACAGAGCATTTTGGTGAAACCTCCCATTCCATGGATAATGCACATCGCTGATGACACACAAGATGGCCGCATGGAACAAAAGTGGATCTCCCCCTCCTCATTAGACAAATTACAAGAAAATGTCCATCTGGTACATCTCCCAATCATCCATTGCATTTGTGTTGGGCTTGTAAACTGCAGCATggctctgctgctgctgctcatCCCGTCTGTGCTACCTCCACATTTTCCATCTGTTTCATTTTATGAGGAATGAAGATTTTGCATAAGCCCAGTAAAGTCAAAGATTATAATGTCTTGAATTCAACAGGATACACAATATGGTTACAAGTTTAGCAAATCCAAGGATACCAATTGACACCTTTCCAAGATAAATACTAATCCAGAAGAGTATCTTTGTCCGGCAAGCAAGATCAATGACCATCTGATCTTTTGTCAACTCGATACTAGAAAATGTCATATCAGTCCATTCGATAATAGACGAGTACTGTCAAAAAAGGGCTGCCTACCCAAGATCTAAGTAGTAGACCCTAAAGCATAATCATGTCAACTATCCTAGAATGAAATATGAGATGGTTGATTCTTAACAACTTGAGTAACGTGAAGCAGACTGTTTGTTTACAGATCATCACATAGACAAATGACAAGCATCAAAGGGAGAGGAGCCACAATATCTTTTGACAGGAAGGGGGACAAATACTAAAATAATAGGAGGTTGTGCCGATcacccaaaaattcatgaaatcacACAACAGGGGAACTCTCCATGTCATGCGAAATGCAAAAACAGACTTCCAAATAGGCAATTCACTACATATTCACATCCTACTATAAATCATGATCAAAATTATAGTGAATAAATTTGTACACATGTCGATttatagtaaaagaaaatagtgTACATGGGCAATAATAGTCCACAATTGGAAAAAGAATCTCCTCAAGCAAGCATCAAGACTAATCCAACGTCCATCCATCACCATTAAAATGTAGATGAGAGGAAAACTcacaaaaaataaggaaaatcttGGCATAAACTGATCTCTGgaattcattttgaaaaagcaaaGGTCAACAGCATGGACACAGTTTCctaatgaaagaattttcttccCTCATCGAGCAGTCCAACCTTAAAAAATAGAGGAACAAGAGCGTCAAATCAGATACTTGTATCAAAGTAAATGCCTCGTTACAAAATTAAAGGAACCGCAAGGTCTAGATAATCAGAAAAATCTCAAGGGGCAAGAAACATTGCAGTTAACCATATGCATTAAGCTTACATGTCACATACTTACAGGGGTGTTCATGACCAATAAGTGCCTAAAGGCATGTGTGAGGAGAAGCATTAATCGGCTGCAGTTTGTGACATAATGAGGTAAGAGGTAGATGATGCCTTGAACCATCCATGTTCACAACGACATAATCCACTGCTGGTCACTGATTGCCATCAATGACTACAAAGGAACCTGCAGTCATATTAACAGACGTAAGCAAGTCCGACAACTAAAGCGTAAGCTAATAATTGACTGCTCTCTTTTGac
Above is a window of Eucalyptus grandis isolate ANBG69807.140 chromosome 9, ASM1654582v1, whole genome shotgun sequence DNA encoding:
- the LOC120288206 gene encoding kinesin-like protein KIN-14B isoform X1, producing MPSRFSRTSNDNVGLTLDVVPSPLSAEKSAGSVALVKSSSGKVKTTPVGQYLTAALNDFDLDQYDILAAISDGANKLLMLVLAAVIKAGASREHEILAEIRDAVFTFIRKMEPKRVMDTMLVSRVRILYIQSLLARSPELQSIKVDYSLEKYAALYVKQIVRLHGVPLTITSNRDPRFTSNFWRSLQVALGTTL
- the LOC120288206 gene encoding kinesin-like protein KIN-14B isoform X3, translating into MPSRFSRTSNDNVGLTLDVVPSPLSAEKSAGSVALVKSSSGKVKTTPVGQYLTAALNDFDLDQYDILAAISDGANKLLMLVLAAVIKAGASREHEILAEIRDAVFTFIRKMEPKRVMDTMLVSRVRILYIQSLLARSPELQSIKTNEDLSNHQ
- the LOC120288206 gene encoding kinesin-like protein KIN-14B isoform X2 — encoded protein: MPSRTSNDNVGLTLDVVPSPLSAEKSAGSVALVKSSSGKVKTTPVGQYLTAALNDFDLDQYDILAAISDGANKLLMLVLAAVIKAGASREHEILAEIRDAVFTFIRKMEPKRVMDTMLVSRVRILYIQSLLARSPELQSIKVDYSLEKYAALYVKQIVRLHGVPLTITSNRDPRFTSNFWRSLQVALGTTL